The genomic region TCAAGACTTGCATAGGAATTGTTAAAAGAATATTATCAATCGCACTTTCTTCCAAATCAATAACATCATCTTCTAATACTAAAGCAAGATTTTCTTTGACCAAGTCTTCTTGAGTATGAAGGTCAGCTGACTCAACAAAAACCTCTGAAACGTCTTCAACTTGGTGAACATCAACAGGTTGCATTGAACGACTTGATGGTAAAGTAATCGTATAATCCAATCGATAGTTCAATAAGTACAATCCATCATCATATGAAACAATTCCGTTTACAGAAACTGCTTTGACGTCTAAAACTTCACTTGAGCGTTGCATTAATTTTTCTTTAATATTCAAAGATTCATTAAAAGCAATCCCCTCAGTATTTTTCTTTATTTCTGAAATAGCTATCATCATTATTCTACCTCTTTTAAATTTCCTTACCATTATACCAGCTTTTTTAGCTCTTGTCTTTATGATATTGATATCAAATTCATCATATTAAAATTCTTATGAATAATAGATAAAAGCCCACAATAATTTATGAGCTTTTATGATTTACATATGACGAAGACGATCGATTCGATCGGCAATAGATGGATGTGTGTTAAAGAGTGAACTAAAGTGTTCACCTTTTTTAAGTGGGTCATTGATATACAAAGCAGCACTAGCTTGATCTACTGGATAGTGCATTGGTGATGAGTCTTCCAGTTTTTGAAGAGCCTTAATCATGCCTTCTGGATTTCGTGTTAATTCCACAGAACTAGCATCGGCAAGAAATTCACGTTGACGTGAAATGGCAAGCTGAACTAAGGTAGCAGCAAGTGGTGCCAAGAAAAGTGAAATCAAAGACAAGATGAGCACAATAATACCCATAGCTCCTTCGTCACGATCATTAGAGCGACGGCGATTACTTCCACCAAACCACATCATACGACTTCCAAAACTTGCAATCATTGTTACAGCACTAGCAAGAGCGACAGCAATTGTTGAAATACGAATATCATAATTACGAATGTGGCTAACTTCGTGTCCGATAACTCCTTCAAGTTCTTCGCGATTCATCAAAGCTAACAAACCAGTTGTTGCTGCCACAGCAGCATTTTCAGGATTTGATCCTGTGGCAAAAGCATTAAGCGACTCGTCCTCAACAATAAAGACACGTGGCATTGGAATTTGTGCAACCATAGCCATATCTTCAACGATATGATAAAGTTGTGGCGCCTCTTCCTCTGTCACTTCACGCGCATTGTTCATTGCCATGACGACATTAGTGGATTGAAAAATCATGCTTACTGCATAAATACCACCGATAATCAGAGCAATGACAACACCAAAGCTTAAACTATCTAACCAAAGGTATCCAACTGCTGCACCGATAGCTGCCAAAATCAAGAAGAAGACAAAGAGCAAAACAACTGTCTTGCGCTTATTGTTGGCAATTTGATCATATAACATAATTTTCTCTTATAATAAAAGAGTCTCTCTAAGCTAATTGAACCACCTAAAGAGACTCTTTATATTCCTTTCGTTTAAGATAACTTGTCTTAAAAGTTATTTTTCGAATTGATTAAAAATCAAATGACACTTTTGGTGTTTCTTTTTCATCTTCAGGTGTTTCCAAGAATTGACTTGGTTTAAATCCGAAAAGACCTGCAATAATATTAGTTGGGAATGTTTCCAACTTCACGTTGTAGTTTGCTGTAGTTGTGTTGAACAATTGACGTGAATAAGAAATTTTATTTTCAGTATTTGTCAATTCGTCTTGCAATTTAATAAAGCTATTGTTTGCTTTAAGTTCAGGATAATTTTCAGCAACAGCAATCAAGCCTGACAATTGTTTTGTAAGAGCGTTTGAAGCATGCATTGCTTCTGCAGGGCTTTGTGCTTGTGCTACTTGGCTACGCAATTCTGTAATTTTAGCGAATGTTTTTTCTTCGTAAGCAGCATAACCTTTAACTGTTTCAATCAAATTTGGAATAAGGTCATTACGACGTTTCAATTGAACATCGATTTGACTCCAAGATTCTTTGGTTTGCATGCGGCTTTTCACAAGTCCATTATAAGCAGTAACTCCCCAGAGTACTAGGACGGCAATGATAGCAATAATAATAAAAATCATAAATTCCTCCTTGGGTATCTGATACCTTTCCTAAAAAATCCAGCTTTCTAACTCCAATACTATTGGCAAAAAGCTTCTTACGAAAACAATCGATATTTTCTTGCTTTCATTATATCAATTTTCAAGTAATTCTAAAAGAAAATACCATAAATAAAGACAAAAACTCCCTTTTATCGAACAGTCAATGAATGTCACTACTAGTTTTTTATGGTAAAATAAGATGATATATATTGGATTGAAAGGATCATTAGAGAAAGTAATTTTAACATAAACAGTTTCTTTAACTTAATAATATGACACCTGAAGAATTTTATGACAGACTTGCTAAGCAAGAATTTGACTTATCGGACACTCAAAAAAAACAATTTGAGCGCTATTTTGAACTGTTAGTCGAATGGAATCAAAAAATCAACTTGACTGCCATCACTGATAAAGAAGGCGTCTACCTTAAACATTTCTACGATTCTATCGCACCAGTTCTTCAAGGCAAAATTACAAACCAAGAGATTCGTCTCTTAGATATCGGAGCTGGAGCTGGTTTTCCAAGTATTCCGATTAAAATCTTGTGCCCTGATATCGATGTAACTATCATTGATTCGCTTAACAAACGTATCAACTTCCTTAACTTGTTGGCGGAAGAGCTTGGTCTTGATGGCGTTCATTTTTACCATGGACGTGCTGAGGATTATGGACAAGACAAAGCTTTTCGCGCTAGCTATGACATCGTCACTGCACGCGCCGTTGCCCGCTTACAAGTTCTTACAGAATTGACAATTCCATTCTTAAATGTCGGCGGACAATTGATTGCTCTTAAAGCATCTGCTGCTGAAGAAGAATTGGCTGACGCTAAAAATGCCATGTCTGTACTCTTTTCAAAACTTGTTGAAAACTATCATTACGAGTTGCCAAACGGTGACAGTCGTCAAATCACAATTCTTGAAAAGAAAAAAGAAACACCAAATAAATACCCACGTAAAGCTGGCATGCCAAACAAAAAACCTCTTTAATGGGTTAATAGTGACAATAAGTGGCTCTAGCAGCCACTTAATTGCTATAAGAAAGGGATGTTCATTTGACTAGATTTTTAAAACGGCTATCTGGTACCCAACGTTTAACCGTTAGCTTTCTAATTGTAATCTTCATAGGAAGTATCTTACTATCACTTCCAATAACGCATTATCAAAATGCACCAGCAACAAACTATCTTGACCACTTATTTACCGTGGTATCAATGGTCTGTGTGACTGGGCTTTCTGTCTTTCCTGTTGCTGAGGTCTACAACGGTCTTGGGCAAGTGATTTCTATTATCTTAATGCAAATCGGTGGTCTTGGACTTGTCACCTTGATTGCGGTTAGTACATATTTGCTCAGACGACGCATGAATCTATCGAGCCAAAATATCTTGCAATCAGCTCTAAGTTATGACAACAGCGGTCACTTAAAACGCTATCTATTCAACGTTTATAAAATAACGTTCATCATTGAATCTTTGATTGCGATTTTATTTCTTATTGACTTTATTCCAAGATTTGGCGTGAGTCATGGTATTTTCAATGCTATCTTTTTAGCAGTTTCTGCTTTTTGTAATGCCGGTTTTGATAACCTTGGTGGAGATAGTTTAAAACCATTTGTCTTAAATCCTCTACTCAACCTCCTCTTTATGATTTTGATTGTCTCTGGAGGAATCGGGTTTGCAGTCTGGGTTGATATCAAACGCGCCATTAAGGCATTCCTAGCAGATAGACCTTACCGTCTAAAAACATTCACTCGCAAATTAAGCAACCAAACACGCTTAGTACTTGACACAACAGCGGTAATTTTAATATTAGGAACGGCTATAACTTGGCTTTTGGAAGCTAACAATCCTAAAACAATTGGATTATACAATCCTTTCCAACAATTTATGGTCAGCTTATTTCAAACAGTCACAATGAGAACAGCTGGTTTTGCAACAATTTCATATCTTGATACACATACAGCAACCAACATTCTCTACATGATTCAGATGATTATCGGGGGAGCTCCTGGCGGTACCGCCGGTGGAGTAAAAGTTACAACAGTTGCAATTACTTTCTTACTCTTTAAATCAGAACTTGCTGGTCAGAGTGAGGTTACCTATCACCACCGCATCATTGCAAATAAAGTTATCAAACAAACGTTAACAGTGCTTATCTTCTTCTTTTCAATTCTAATTGTTGGCTATATCCTTCTTCTTCAATTTGAACCGCACCACGACCCAATTGCGCTGCTTTTTGAAGCCGTATCTGCCATTGCTACCGTCGGTGTTTCCATGGATTTAACGCCTCAATTATCAACTTCAGGAAGACTCGTCATCATGGCATTGATGTTCATTGGACGTGTCGGACCATTGACAGTTCTTCTTAGTCTTCTTCAAAAGAAAGAAAAAGAAATTCAGTACGCACAAGCAAATATCACAGTAGGTTAGAGGAATTAAAATGAGAAAAAAAATAATTGGTGTTCTTGGACTTGGTATCTTTGGACGAAATGTTGCCAAAGAGCTCAGCAAATTTGACCAAGATGTCATCGCTATCGACATTAACGAAAATCTTGTTCAAAATGTATCCGATGTTGTTAAAAAAGCTGCTGTCGGTGACATCACAGATATTGACTTTTTAAAAGCACTTGGCATCGGTCAATGTGATACCGTCGTTGTCGCAACAGGTAACAATCTAGAATCTTCTGTTCTTGCCGTTATGCACTGTAAAAAACTCGGCGTTAAAAATATTATCGCCAAAGCTAAAACAAAAACTTACGAAGAAGTGCTTTATGGCATTGGTGCAAGCAAGGTCATCATGCCAGAACGCGATTCTGGTAAACGCGTTGCTTCTAACATGCTTCGCCACCACATCGATAACATCGTTCGCTTAGAAGAAAAATTAGCTATGGTTGAATTTTCGATTCCAGACTCTTGGGTTGGGAAAAATCTTATCCAACTCGATGTCCGAAATAAATTCGAAATCAACATTATCGGTATCCGCAAGAAAAATCTTTCAGTTATCGATACGCCCATTGATCCAAACAAACCTTTCGAAGCTGATATCGAAATCATTGCCATCGCAAGTGATGACACCTTTGAAAAATTCGATTACCTTGGCTATTTGAAATAAAAAAGCTCTTTATAATGTACTGACCCCCAAAAGTTGGACACTTAATTATGATAAGGATTTAGTTCTGTATTGCACAGGACTAAGTCCTTTTAATTTTGCCTTGATACGTTTATTGTTGTAATAAAAAATATAATCCGTAATGGCTTGTTCTAGCTTATCAAGCGACTTAAAAGTCTTTTCATAACCGTAAAACATCTCAGACTTTAAGATGCCAAAGAAGGACTCCATCATGCCATTATCTGGACTATTTCCCTTGCGTGACATAGATGGACGAATCCCTTTGGATGCCAAGAAATCATGATAAGACTGGTGTTGATATTGCCACCCTTGGTCGCTGTGAAGAATAGTTCCTTGGTAAGAGGTAGCCGGAAATGCTCTTTTAAGCATGGTTTGAACCTGTTTTAAATCAGGTGAGCGTGACAAGGTGAATTCAATAATCTCACTATTGTATCCATCAAGAACAGGGGATAAATAGAGTTTCTCTCTAATATTTGGTAAAGCGAATTCAGTGACATCTGTATAACACTTCTCATAAGGCTTAGCCCCTTCAAACTGACGTTGAATTAGATTATCAGCTTTCTTCCCAATCTCTCCCTTGTAAGACGAGTATT from Streptococcus lutetiensis harbors:
- the ktrA gene encoding potassium uptake transporter gating subunit KtrA; protein product: MRKKIIGVLGLGIFGRNVAKELSKFDQDVIAIDINENLVQNVSDVVKKAAVGDITDIDFLKALGIGQCDTVVVATGNNLESSVLAVMHCKKLGVKNIIAKAKTKTYEEVLYGIGASKVIMPERDSGKRVASNMLRHHIDNIVRLEEKLAMVEFSIPDSWVGKNLIQLDVRNKFEINIIGIRKKNLSVIDTPIDPNKPFEADIEIIAIASDDTFEKFDYLGYLK
- a CDS encoding TrkH family potassium uptake protein codes for the protein MTRFLKRLSGTQRLTVSFLIVIFIGSILLSLPITHYQNAPATNYLDHLFTVVSMVCVTGLSVFPVAEVYNGLGQVISIILMQIGGLGLVTLIAVSTYLLRRRMNLSSQNILQSALSYDNSGHLKRYLFNVYKITFIIESLIAILFLIDFIPRFGVSHGIFNAIFLAVSAFCNAGFDNLGGDSLKPFVLNPLLNLLFMILIVSGGIGFAVWVDIKRAIKAFLADRPYRLKTFTRKLSNQTRLVLDTTAVILILGTAITWLLEANNPKTIGLYNPFQQFMVSLFQTVTMRTAGFATISYLDTHTATNILYMIQMIIGGAPGGTAGGVKVTTVAITFLLFKSELAGQSEVTYHHRIIANKVIKQTLTVLIFFFSILIVGYILLLQFEPHHDPIALLFEAVSAIATVGVSMDLTPQLSTSGRLVIMALMFIGRVGPLTVLLSLLQKKEKEIQYAQANITVG
- a CDS encoding LemA family protein; protein product: MIFIIIAIIAVLVLWGVTAYNGLVKSRMQTKESWSQIDVQLKRRNDLIPNLIETVKGYAAYEEKTFAKITELRSQVAQAQSPAEAMHASNALTKQLSGLIAVAENYPELKANNSFIKLQDELTNTENKISYSRQLFNTTTANYNVKLETFPTNIIAGLFGFKPSQFLETPEDEKETPKVSFDF
- the htpX gene encoding zinc metalloprotease HtpX, with the protein product MLYDQIANNKRKTVVLLFVFFLILAAIGAAVGYLWLDSLSFGVVIALIIGGIYAVSMIFQSTNVVMAMNNAREVTEEEAPQLYHIVEDMAMVAQIPMPRVFIVEDESLNAFATGSNPENAAVAATTGLLALMNREELEGVIGHEVSHIRNYDIRISTIAVALASAVTMIASFGSRMMWFGGSNRRRSNDRDEGAMGIIVLILSLISLFLAPLAATLVQLAISRQREFLADASSVELTRNPEGMIKALQKLEDSSPMHYPVDQASAALYINDPLKKGEHFSSLFNTHPSIADRIDRLRHM
- a CDS encoding YceD family protein — encoded protein: MMIAISEIKKNTEGIAFNESLNIKEKLMQRSSEVLDVKAVSVNGIVSYDDGLYLLNYRLDYTITLPSSRSMQPVDVHQVEDVSEVFVESADLHTQEDLVKENLALVLEDDVIDLEESAIDNILLTIPMQVLSDEECQSDDMPSGQNWSVMTEEQYEALQNEKKKENNPFSALNGLFED
- the rsmG gene encoding 16S rRNA (guanine(527)-N(7))-methyltransferase RsmG: MTPEEFYDRLAKQEFDLSDTQKKQFERYFELLVEWNQKINLTAITDKEGVYLKHFYDSIAPVLQGKITNQEIRLLDIGAGAGFPSIPIKILCPDIDVTIIDSLNKRINFLNLLAEELGLDGVHFYHGRAEDYGQDKAFRASYDIVTARAVARLQVLTELTIPFLNVGGQLIALKASAAEEELADAKNAMSVLFSKLVENYHYELPNGDSRQITILEKKKETPNKYPRKAGMPNKKPL